From a region of the Roseivirga sp. 4D4 genome:
- the nqrF gene encoding NADH:ubiquinone reductase (Na(+)-transporting) subunit F, which yields MSSIIITSIVAFSAVILLLVLILLYAQSKLVQSGDVKIIINGDEENPVVAAAGSTLLNTLSGQKIFLPSACGGGGTCAMCKCTINEGGGDVLPTEVGHLSRAEQKEGVRLTCQVKVKNDMRIHIPEEIFGIKKWECEVVSNYNVASFIKEFVVKLPEGETLDFEAGGYIQVDVPPVVCDFKDMNIEPHPDDPAGPDKFKEDWDKFNLWDLQMVNKEEIFRAYSMANHPAEGNIVMLNIRIATPPWDRANNKWMDVNPGICSSYVFTRKPGDKVTISGPYGEFFIKPTDAEMLYIGGGAGMAPMRSHLFHLFHTLKTGRKVTYWYGGRSKRELFYLDDFKKIEEEFPNFSFHLVLSEPVPEDNWVEKKNMEDKEGDGFLGFVHQAVIDQYLSKHDAPEEIEFYFCGPPMMNAAVIKMCEDWGVPDENVAFDDFGG from the coding sequence ATGTCATCTATCATAATTACGTCAATCGTTGCGTTCTCCGCAGTCATCCTTCTGCTAGTATTGATCTTGCTTTATGCTCAATCAAAATTAGTTCAGTCTGGCGATGTCAAAATCATCATCAACGGTGATGAAGAGAATCCTGTCGTTGCAGCAGCCGGTTCTACTCTGCTGAACACGCTTTCTGGACAGAAAATATTTTTACCATCAGCTTGCGGTGGTGGTGGTACTTGTGCCATGTGTAAGTGTACCATTAACGAAGGTGGAGGAGACGTTCTTCCTACTGAAGTTGGTCACTTAAGCCGCGCAGAGCAAAAAGAAGGTGTGCGTTTGACATGCCAGGTAAAAGTGAAGAATGACATGCGCATTCATATTCCTGAGGAAATCTTCGGTATTAAGAAGTGGGAATGTGAAGTAGTTTCTAACTACAACGTGGCATCATTCATTAAAGAATTTGTGGTGAAACTACCTGAAGGCGAAACACTAGATTTCGAAGCGGGTGGATATATTCAGGTGGATGTTCCTCCTGTTGTTTGTGACTTTAAAGACATGAACATTGAACCACACCCAGACGATCCTGCTGGTCCGGATAAATTCAAAGAGGATTGGGACAAGTTCAACTTGTGGGATCTTCAAATGGTAAACAAGGAAGAAATCTTCCGTGCTTACTCAATGGCTAACCACCCGGCAGAAGGTAACATTGTAATGCTGAATATTCGTATTGCAACTCCACCATGGGACAGAGCCAACAACAAGTGGATGGATGTTAATCCTGGTATTTGCTCTTCTTATGTGTTTACAAGAAAGCCAGGTGATAAAGTAACTATCTCAGGTCCTTACGGTGAATTCTTCATCAAACCAACAGATGCTGAGATGCTCTACATTGGTGGTGGTGCTGGAATGGCACCAATGAGATCTCACCTGTTCCATTTATTCCATACCCTGAAAACGGGTAGAAAAGTAACTTATTGGTATGGTGGACGATCGAAAAGAGAGCTTTTCTATCTAGACGATTTCAAAAAGATTGAAGAAGAATTTCCAAACTTCAGTTTCCATTTAGTACTCTCTGAGCCTGTACCAGAGGATAACTGGGTCGAGAAAAAGAACATGGAAGATAAGGAAGGAGATGGTTTCTTAGGCTTCGTTCACCAAGCGGTGATCGATCAGTACCTGAGCAAACATGATGCTCCTGAAGAAATTGAGTTCTATTTCTGCGGACCTCCGATGATGAACGCAGCAGTAATTAAGATGTGCGAAGATTGGGGTGTACCTGATGAGAATGTCGCGTTTGACGACTTCGGTGGCTAA
- the lpdA gene encoding dihydrolipoyl dehydrogenase: protein MKYDVTVIGSGPGGYIAAIRCAQLGMKAAIIEKYNTLGGTCLNVGCIPSKALLDSSEHYHNAAHTFGDHGIELKDLKVNLKQMIDRKASVVSQVTGGVDFLMKKNKIDVYHGMGSFIDKNTIKVTDSEGKETQVETDKVIIATGSKPASLPFIEIDKKRVITSTEALELKEVPKHMIVIGGGVIGMELGSVYGRLGAEVSVVEFMDDIIPSMDKTMGRELKKSLKKLGFNFYLGHKVTEVKSTTKTVTVKAENKKGELVELKGDYCLVSIGRRPYTDGLGLENVGIKTDDRGRIEVDGHLKTSVDNIYAIGDVIKGAMLAHKAEEEGVFVAEVIDGQKPHINYNLIPGVVYTWPEVSAVGYTEEQLKESGRAYKSGSFPYRALGRAQASMDVSGLVKVLADKETDEILGVHMIGARTADMISEAVVAMEFRASAEDIARMSHAHPTYTEAFKEACLAATDNRALNV, encoded by the coding sequence ATGAAATACGATGTAACAGTAATAGGATCAGGACCGGGTGGCTACATTGCAGCCATTAGGTGTGCTCAACTTGGTATGAAGGCTGCCATTATTGAGAAGTACAATACCCTAGGGGGAACTTGCCTCAACGTTGGCTGTATCCCTTCAAAGGCGCTCTTAGACTCGTCTGAGCATTATCATAATGCGGCACATACTTTTGGTGATCATGGCATTGAGTTGAAAGACTTAAAAGTCAACCTAAAGCAAATGATTGACCGCAAAGCTTCAGTCGTTTCTCAGGTTACTGGTGGGGTTGACTTTCTAATGAAGAAGAACAAAATTGATGTTTACCATGGCATGGGTTCTTTCATTGATAAAAACACCATCAAGGTTACGGATAGCGAAGGCAAAGAAACACAGGTTGAAACTGACAAAGTAATTATTGCCACTGGATCAAAACCTGCCTCACTTCCCTTTATCGAAATCGATAAGAAACGTGTAATTACTTCTACCGAGGCCCTTGAATTAAAAGAGGTGCCAAAACACATGATCGTTATTGGTGGCGGTGTGATCGGCATGGAACTAGGCTCTGTTTATGGCCGTTTAGGTGCTGAAGTTTCCGTAGTAGAGTTTATGGATGATATCATTCCTTCTATGGACAAAACCATGGGGCGTGAATTGAAAAAGTCATTGAAGAAATTGGGCTTCAACTTTTACTTAGGCCATAAAGTAACTGAGGTTAAAAGTACCACCAAGACTGTCACAGTAAAGGCCGAAAACAAAAAAGGTGAGCTTGTTGAGCTCAAAGGAGATTACTGTTTAGTATCGATCGGGAGAAGGCCTTATACCGATGGTCTAGGTCTAGAAAATGTAGGCATCAAAACTGATGATCGAGGAAGAATCGAGGTTGATGGCCATTTGAAAACCTCAGTCGATAACATCTACGCCATTGGTGATGTGATTAAAGGTGCCATGTTGGCCCACAAAGCAGAAGAAGAAGGCGTGTTCGTTGCAGAAGTCATTGACGGACAAAAACCACACATCAATTACAATCTTATTCCAGGCGTGGTTTATACCTGGCCAGAAGTTTCGGCTGTAGGCTATACAGAAGAGCAGCTCAAAGAAAGCGGACGAGCTTATAAGTCCGGTTCTTTCCCTTATAGAGCATTAGGTAGAGCACAAGCGTCTATGGACGTGTCTGGCTTGGTGAAAGTACTGGCCGACAAGGAAACCGATGAGATTCTTGGAGTACATATGATAGGTGCGAGAACAGCGGATATGATTTCTGAGGCAGTTGTCGCTATGGAATTCAGGGCATCTGCAGAGGACATTGCGCGCATGTCGCATGCGCATCCAACTTATACAGAAGCTTTTAAAGAGGCTTGCTTGGCAGCGACTGATAATAGGGCACTAAACGTTTAG
- a CDS encoding homoserine dehydrogenase codes for MKNIRIGLFGFGCVGQGLYETLNNSKNFSGEIKKICIKNPDKPRSLDNNLFTTQADRILNDSAIDVIVELIDDAEAALDIVTRALKNGKSVVTANKKMVAENLSYLVDLQASTGAALLYEGAVCGSIPIIRTLEEYFGHEPLNEIKGIFNGSTNYILTKVFEENLDYKTALSQAQSLGFAESDPTLDVKGFDAKYKLSILLTHAFGIHVPPAQIVNLGIDHIKPADLEYAREKGFGIKLIAQAKRIHDRVYAFVTPQFIKSDHSLHNVKNEFNAVTLNGEFCDDQLFIGKGAGSLPTGAAVLSDVSALSYDYRYEYKKHYNLGKLPFSNDSLLEVYVSFDNPHEIDLEDFESIHHKYFSFDHSYVIGKMCINHLLDGKWLNNPKNNIVLCANGTESSLGSLCVKALNAEIEELKKGQELLEKITV; via the coding sequence ATGAAAAATATCAGAATAGGACTTTTTGGTTTTGGCTGCGTAGGCCAAGGCCTTTACGAAACACTCAACAACTCGAAAAACTTCTCAGGCGAGATCAAGAAAATCTGTATTAAGAATCCTGATAAACCGAGAAGCTTGGATAACAACTTGTTTACTACCCAAGCCGATCGAATCCTTAATGACTCAGCCATTGATGTCATAGTGGAATTGATAGATGATGCTGAAGCCGCATTGGACATTGTAACAAGGGCCCTAAAAAACGGTAAGTCAGTAGTAACTGCTAATAAGAAAATGGTTGCCGAAAACCTCTCTTATCTGGTGGATTTACAAGCAAGCACTGGGGCAGCCCTTCTCTATGAAGGAGCCGTGTGTGGCAGTATCCCAATCATCAGAACTTTGGAAGAGTACTTCGGTCATGAGCCGTTGAATGAGATCAAAGGTATTTTTAATGGATCTACAAACTACATACTCACAAAAGTATTTGAAGAAAATCTCGATTATAAAACTGCGCTTTCGCAAGCCCAGTCCCTAGGCTTTGCGGAGTCAGATCCTACACTTGATGTCAAAGGTTTCGATGCAAAATACAAATTGAGCATTCTATTGACTCATGCTTTCGGTATTCATGTTCCGCCAGCACAAATTGTCAATTTGGGTATTGATCACATTAAACCAGCCGATCTGGAATATGCTAGAGAAAAGGGTTTTGGAATTAAACTCATTGCACAAGCCAAGCGCATTCATGACAGAGTATACGCCTTCGTCACGCCCCAATTTATTAAATCAGATCATAGTCTTCATAACGTAAAAAATGAGTTCAATGCAGTCACTTTGAACGGTGAGTTCTGTGATGATCAGCTTTTTATTGGTAAGGGAGCCGGTAGTCTGCCCACTGGGGCAGCAGTTTTATCAGATGTCTCTGCCCTAAGCTATGACTATCGATATGAGTATAAAAAGCACTACAACTTAGGCAAACTACCCTTTAGCAATGATTCATTACTAGAAGTCTATGTGAGCTTTGATAATCCTCATGAAATCGATCTGGAAGATTTTGAGAGTATACATCACAAGTACTTTAGCTTCGATCACAGCTATGTGATTGGTAAAATGTGTATTAACCATCTTTTAGATGGGAAATGGCTAAACAATCCTAAAAACAATATTGTTCTCTGCGCAAACGGTACGGAAAGTTCCTTAGGAAGTCTCTGTGTCAAAGCACTAAATGCTGAAATTGAAGAGTTGAAAAAGGGGCAAGAATTGCTTGAAAAAATCACCGTATAG
- the accD gene encoding acetyl-CoA carboxylase, carboxyltransferase subunit beta encodes MSWFQRKIKGITTPTDQKKDAPDGLWFKTPGGTIVHTRELKNNAYVSPEDGFHVRIGSKEYFEILFDENKFTELDAEMTSGDPLKFVDSKPYPKRIKATQAKSNLKDAARTAHGKMNGLDLVVCCMDFAFIGGSMGSVVGEKIARGIDYSLKHKVPFLMISKSGGARMMEAGYSLMQMAKTSAKLALLSEAGIPYVSLLTDPTTGGVTASYAMLGDFNIAEPGALIGFAGPRVIRDTVGKDLPKGFQSSEFVLDHGFLDFIVDRRDLKKQLTTVLRMLQ; translated from the coding sequence ATGTCTTGGTTTCAGCGAAAAATTAAGGGTATTACCACTCCAACCGATCAGAAGAAAGATGCCCCTGACGGCTTATGGTTTAAAACACCAGGTGGTACTATCGTTCACACCCGTGAATTGAAAAACAATGCCTATGTAAGTCCAGAAGATGGATTTCATGTTCGTATTGGTTCAAAAGAGTACTTTGAAATTCTCTTTGATGAGAACAAATTCACGGAGTTAGATGCTGAGATGACCTCAGGAGACCCACTTAAGTTTGTAGACAGCAAACCTTACCCAAAAAGAATCAAGGCGACTCAGGCAAAAAGCAACCTGAAGGATGCCGCAAGAACTGCACATGGCAAAATGAATGGCCTGGACCTAGTGGTTTGCTGCATGGACTTTGCCTTCATTGGAGGTTCCATGGGTTCCGTTGTTGGAGAAAAAATCGCCAGAGGCATTGACTATTCCCTCAAACACAAAGTCCCATTTTTGATGATTTCAAAATCAGGTGGTGCTCGTATGATGGAAGCTGGTTATTCCTTAATGCAAATGGCCAAGACCTCAGCTAAACTCGCTTTGCTTTCAGAAGCTGGAATACCTTATGTTTCTTTATTGACGGACCCAACCACTGGAGGTGTTACTGCATCCTATGCCATGTTGGGTGATTTCAATATTGCCGAACCAGGCGCACTGATTGGCTTTGCTGGTCCTCGAGTGATTAGGGATACTGTAGGAAAAGACCTTCCAAAAGGCTTCCAAAGCTCAGAGTTTGTACTTGATCATGGATTCCTTGATTTTATTGTCGACAGACGCGATCTCAAGAAACAACTGACCACTGTATTGAGGATGCTTCAGTAA
- a CDS encoding DUF4834 family protein — MGILLKFILFIVVIGWIFRGVSRFLLGNLYKQAQQQQFSGNQQRRQTAQPKDGNVSVEYAPKKTTKKSADNFKGGDYVDYEEVD, encoded by the coding sequence ATGGGTATTCTACTCAAGTTCATATTATTCATTGTAGTCATCGGATGGATCTTTAGAGGTGTATCCAGATTCTTATTAGGTAATCTTTACAAACAGGCGCAGCAACAACAGTTTTCTGGAAATCAACAAAGAAGACAAACAGCACAACCCAAGGATGGAAATGTGAGTGTTGAATATGCACCTAAGAAGACTACCAAAAAATCAGCCGATAACTTCAAAGGTGGTGACTATGTGGACTATGAAGAAGTAGATTAA
- the carB gene encoding carbamoyl-phosphate synthase large subunit — MPKDNSIKSILIIGSGPIIIGQACEFDYSGSQAARSLREEGIEVTLINSNPATIMTDPVMADNIYLKPLTKKSIVEILEKHQIDAVLPTMGGQTALNLAIDCDTAGIWERFNVRIIGVDINAIETTEDREKFRLKMKEIGVGVCKGETATSFLKGKEIAQEIGFPLVIRPSFTLGGYGGGFVNTQEEFDEALTRGLNASPIHEVLVEQSILGWKEYELELLRDNIGNVIIICSIENFDPMGVHTGDSITVAPAMTLSDTTYQRMRDMAIMMMNAIGEFAGGCNVQFSVGPNEELIGIEINPRVSRSSALASKATGYPIAKIAAKLAIGYNLDELKNQITKTTSAFFEPALDYVIVKIPRWNFDKFKGSERKLGLQMKSVGEAMGIGRNFQEALQKACQSLEIKRNGLGADGKEVTDQARLLDSLENPSWNRLFHIYDAFKLGIPFKTIQKKTKIDKWFLQQIEELIVVEKEIEKHTLETLPEDLLRLAKEKGYADRQIAHLLDCLESKVFNRRHELGIKRVYKMVDTCAAEFEAQTPYYYSSFDSENESVVSDKKKIIVLGSGPNRIGQGIEFDYCCVHGLYAAKECGYETIMINCNPETVSTDFDTADKLYFEPVFWEHIYDIILHEKPEGVIVQLGGQTALKLAEKLDRYGIKIIGTSYKALDLAEDRGRFSTLLAENDIPYPKFGVIEDADEALELSKEIGFPLLVRPSYVLGGQGMKIVINEQELEEHCVNILRDIPGNRVLLDHFLEGAKEAEADAICDGENVYIIGIMEHIEPAGIHSGDSYALLPPYSLGDIVMRQIEEHTKKIALALETKGLINIQFAIKDDQVYIIEANPRASRTVPFIGKAYQEPYVNYATKVMLGENKVTDFDFKPVKNGYAIKEPVFSFHKFPNVNKELGPEMKSTGEAIYFIDDLLDDYFLEIYSKRNLYLSR; from the coding sequence ATGCCAAAAGACAATAGCATTAAATCCATCCTGATCATAGGAAGTGGGCCGATCATTATTGGCCAAGCCTGTGAGTTTGATTATTCTGGTTCTCAAGCAGCCAGATCACTCCGTGAAGAGGGCATTGAAGTCACTCTTATTAATTCTAACCCCGCCACGATCATGACAGATCCGGTGATGGCAGACAATATTTACCTGAAGCCACTCACTAAGAAGTCAATCGTTGAGATTTTAGAAAAGCATCAGATTGATGCAGTGCTTCCTACCATGGGAGGTCAAACAGCCTTGAACCTGGCCATCGATTGTGATACAGCAGGTATTTGGGAAAGGTTTAATGTAAGAATCATTGGTGTAGATATTAATGCCATTGAAACCACTGAAGACAGGGAGAAATTCCGTCTCAAGATGAAAGAAATTGGCGTGGGCGTCTGTAAGGGAGAAACAGCCACCTCATTTCTGAAAGGAAAAGAAATTGCGCAGGAGATTGGATTTCCGCTCGTTATCAGACCTTCATTTACATTAGGAGGTTATGGCGGTGGTTTTGTCAATACGCAAGAAGAATTCGATGAAGCCCTAACACGTGGACTCAATGCCTCTCCTATTCACGAAGTATTGGTGGAGCAAAGTATTCTGGGTTGGAAAGAATATGAATTAGAGCTGCTCAGAGACAATATCGGCAACGTTATTATCATCTGTTCTATAGAAAACTTTGATCCGATGGGAGTCCATACAGGAGACTCAATTACGGTTGCTCCTGCAATGACCCTATCAGATACTACTTACCAGAGAATGCGTGACATGGCCATCATGATGATGAACGCTATTGGTGAGTTTGCAGGCGGGTGTAATGTTCAGTTTTCAGTGGGCCCGAATGAAGAGCTCATCGGTATTGAAATCAACCCTCGTGTATCACGATCTTCTGCCTTGGCGTCAAAAGCCACAGGTTACCCAATCGCTAAGATTGCGGCCAAGTTGGCCATCGGCTATAACCTTGATGAACTTAAAAATCAGATTACAAAAACTACTTCTGCCTTCTTTGAGCCAGCATTAGACTATGTAATCGTAAAAATACCTCGTTGGAACTTCGACAAGTTCAAAGGTTCTGAGCGTAAACTCGGCCTTCAGATGAAGTCTGTGGGCGAAGCCATGGGCATAGGAAGAAACTTCCAGGAGGCCCTCCAAAAGGCTTGTCAGTCACTAGAAATCAAACGAAATGGACTGGGTGCTGATGGCAAAGAAGTTACTGATCAAGCCAGGCTACTTGATAGCCTTGAAAACCCAAGTTGGAACAGACTATTCCATATTTATGATGCCTTCAAACTGGGTATCCCATTCAAGACGATCCAGAAGAAAACTAAGATCGATAAATGGTTCTTACAGCAAATAGAAGAACTCATTGTGGTTGAAAAAGAGATTGAAAAGCATACACTTGAGACTTTGCCAGAAGACCTTTTAAGGTTGGCAAAAGAGAAGGGTTATGCCGATAGACAAATTGCTCACTTATTGGACTGCCTGGAGAGCAAGGTATTCAATAGAAGACATGAATTGGGCATTAAGCGGGTATATAAAATGGTAGATACCTGTGCGGCAGAATTTGAGGCACAGACACCGTACTACTATTCTAGTTTTGATTCAGAGAATGAATCCGTTGTCTCCGACAAGAAAAAGATCATTGTTCTAGGCTCTGGTCCAAATAGGATCGGTCAGGGGATCGAATTTGATTACTGTTGCGTGCACGGCTTATATGCTGCCAAAGAATGTGGGTATGAAACCATCATGATCAACTGTAACCCTGAAACGGTTTCCACAGACTTCGATACAGCCGACAAGCTCTATTTCGAGCCAGTTTTCTGGGAGCATATCTATGATATAATCCTACACGAAAAACCAGAAGGCGTCATCGTTCAGCTTGGTGGACAGACTGCCCTAAAATTAGCTGAGAAACTAGATCGCTACGGCATTAAGATAATCGGAACAAGCTACAAAGCACTGGACCTGGCTGAAGACAGAGGTCGTTTCTCAACATTACTTGCTGAAAATGATATTCCTTATCCTAAGTTCGGGGTAATCGAAGATGCTGATGAGGCACTTGAACTATCCAAGGAAATCGGCTTCCCTCTTTTGGTAAGACCTTCCTACGTACTTGGTGGTCAAGGCATGAAGATCGTGATCAATGAACAAGAGCTGGAAGAGCACTGTGTTAACATTCTAAGGGATATTCCTGGTAACAGAGTACTTCTGGATCATTTCCTAGAAGGAGCCAAAGAAGCTGAAGCAGATGCCATCTGCGATGGTGAAAATGTATACATCATTGGTATAATGGAGCATATAGAACCAGCGGGAATTCACTCTGGAGACTCTTATGCTTTATTACCACCATACAGTTTGGGAGACATTGTAATGCGTCAAATTGAAGAGCATACGAAGAAAATTGCCTTGGCTTTAGAAACTAAGGGACTGATTAATATCCAGTTTGCCATCAAAGATGATCAAGTTTATATCATTGAGGCGAACCCAAGGGCATCTAGAACCGTTCCATTCATAGGAAAAGCTTATCAGGAGCCTTATGTGAACTATGCCACAAAGGTGATGTTGGGTGAGAATAAGGTTACTGATTTTGATTTCAAACCCGTTAAGAACGGTTATGCAATCAAAGAACCGGTCTTCTCATTTCATAAATTCCCGAATGTGAATAAGGAGTTAGGCCCTGAAATGAAATCTACCGGTGAAGCCATCTACTTTATTGATGATTTACTGGACGATTATTTCCTTGAAATTTATTCGAAAAGAAATTTATACTTAAGTCGATAG
- a CDS encoding TetR/AcrR family transcriptional regulator — protein MIDNKTVDKKSTILESTLELLCEHGFHGTPISMIAQHAGVGAGTIYRYFENKEQLINELFTSIKRRVIKAMLNGYREEGSYKERFKHLWKNLINYCIDHPKEFQFVEQYRYAPFMSNVTREESFIILAPIMSFFVESKRAGEMKDLPLYTIVSLLYGPIVSLSKLHIDHNQSLTEERIEQAAEACWDAVRNH, from the coding sequence ATGATTGATAATAAGACAGTTGATAAGAAATCAACGATTCTTGAATCCACTTTAGAACTGCTCTGTGAGCATGGTTTTCACGGAACACCTATTTCCATGATTGCCCAGCATGCAGGTGTGGGTGCGGGTACGATTTACCGTTATTTTGAAAATAAGGAGCAGCTCATTAACGAGCTTTTCACTTCAATAAAGAGGCGAGTGATTAAGGCCATGTTGAATGGTTACCGCGAGGAAGGATCGTACAAGGAACGGTTTAAACACCTTTGGAAGAACCTGATCAATTATTGTATCGATCACCCAAAGGAATTTCAATTTGTTGAGCAGTATAGGTATGCACCTTTTATGAGTAATGTTACTCGAGAAGAGAGTTTTATCATACTGGCTCCCATTATGTCATTTTTTGTCGAATCAAAGCGGGCTGGTGAAATGAAGGACTTGCCGCTTTATACAATTGTATCATTACTCTATGGACCAATTGTATCACTTTCTAAACTTCATATCGATCATAACCAATCTTTAACAGAGGAGCGTATCGAGCAGGCAGCAGAAGCTTGCTGGGATGCGGTTAGAAATCATTAA
- a CDS encoding 3-oxoacyl-ACP synthase III family protein, with translation MSKPSVVISGVGSCIPSRVVKNEHFLETEFYQENGERFADPNDVIIRKFEKITGIRERRYAEPGQKASDLGAIAAKKALANSNVDAEDLDYIIFAHNFGDMQKDNNRIDMMPSLAARVKGHLGINNPATSCYDIIFGCPGWVQGAIQATQMIRCGDAKHVMVIGGETLSQTVDPHDRDSMIFADGAGATIFSASEDSNGGYIAQCSRTDASEELCYLAMGPSYNASLNDHGGSYIKMKGRKIYEYALTNVADAIKCAIERAGLGLDDISKILIHQANEKMDEAILHKLFKLYGVMGDSKQLMPMTIQTLGNSSVATIPTMLDLILKGELEGHELNPGDNIIFASVGAGMHINAMVYQMP, from the coding sequence ATGAGTAAACCAAGTGTAGTAATTAGTGGAGTGGGAAGCTGCATTCCATCAAGGGTGGTTAAGAATGAGCACTTCTTGGAAACCGAGTTCTATCAAGAAAATGGAGAACGCTTTGCTGATCCGAATGACGTGATTATTCGAAAATTTGAGAAGATCACGGGAATTCGCGAAAGACGTTATGCAGAACCAGGCCAGAAGGCTTCCGACTTAGGTGCGATTGCCGCAAAAAAGGCATTAGCAAATAGTAATGTGGATGCCGAAGATCTTGACTATATCATCTTCGCGCACAACTTCGGTGATATGCAGAAAGACAATAACCGCATCGATATGATGCCAAGTCTTGCGGCACGTGTGAAGGGACACCTTGGGATCAATAATCCGGCTACTTCATGCTACGATATCATTTTCGGTTGCCCAGGTTGGGTACAGGGAGCCATTCAGGCAACTCAAATGATCCGTTGTGGTGATGCCAAGCATGTGATGGTGATTGGAGGCGAAACCTTAAGCCAGACAGTCGATCCACATGATAGAGATTCAATGATTTTTGCCGATGGTGCCGGGGCCACTATCTTCTCAGCTTCCGAAGATTCAAATGGCGGTTATATTGCTCAATGTTCCAGAACTGATGCGAGTGAGGAGCTCTGCTATTTAGCTATGGGGCCTTCTTATAATGCGTCTCTCAATGATCATGGGGGTAGCTACATCAAAATGAAAGGGCGTAAGATTTATGAGTATGCACTCACTAATGTAGCTGACGCAATTAAGTGTGCCATCGAACGAGCTGGACTTGGTTTAGATGATATCAGTAAGATCCTGATTCATCAGGCGAATGAAAAGATGGATGAGGCAATTTTGCATAAGCTATTTAAACTATACGGGGTGATGGGGGACTCGAAGCAATTGATGCCTATGACCATTCAGACATTGGGAAATAGTTCTGTTGCTACAATACCGACAATGTTAGACCTAATTCTTAAGGGAGAGTTGGAAGGCCATGAACTCAACCCAGGAGATAACATTATTTTTGCCTCTGTCGGGGCGGGTATGCACATCAACGCGATGGTTTATCAAATGCCATAG
- the metX gene encoding homoserine O-acetyltransferase family protein, which yields MLKNTKATTLGLSSNEYSQSEYLFYDSPFTLENGSELPELRIVYNTFGQLNQDQSNVVWVFHALTANSNPFEWWPGLIGENDFINPKEHFIVCANIIGSCYGSTGPKDFDIRNGERYLRDFPNLTIRDMVKAHQLLQKHLGIQRVFLGIGGSMGGQQALEWAIDDPQLFENLALIATSAKSSPWGIAIRAAQRMAIESDPSFYSSSPKGGWKGLEAARAMAMISYRNHKTFNSTQQDAEGQLDDFSAESYQRYQGEKLGRRFDARTYYTLNKTMDTHDVGRGRGGIEKALAKIKANVQVIGIEGDLLFTTEEQHQLEQLIPNAKLDFVPSKYGHDGFLVEAPSISKLLQDFLSTLS from the coding sequence ATGTTGAAAAACACTAAAGCAACAACTTTAGGGTTGAGTTCTAATGAGTACTCCCAATCCGAGTATTTGTTTTACGACTCCCCTTTTACACTAGAAAATGGTTCCGAGCTTCCTGAACTTCGGATCGTTTACAACACATTCGGTCAACTCAACCAAGATCAAAGCAATGTGGTCTGGGTATTCCATGCCCTTACCGCCAATTCCAACCCTTTTGAATGGTGGCCAGGTCTCATAGGTGAGAATGATTTTATTAATCCGAAGGAGCATTTTATTGTTTGCGCCAATATTATTGGTTCCTGCTATGGAAGCACAGGGCCTAAGGATTTTGATATCCGCAATGGGGAAAGATATCTACGAGACTTTCCTAATCTCACCATCAGAGATATGGTGAAAGCCCACCAATTACTACAAAAGCACCTAGGGATTCAGCGTGTTTTCCTCGGTATAGGAGGTTCCATGGGTGGCCAGCAAGCTTTAGAATGGGCCATTGATGATCCACAACTTTTTGAAAACTTGGCTTTGATTGCGACCTCTGCCAAAAGCTCCCCATGGGGAATTGCCATTCGGGCAGCACAACGAATGGCGATTGAATCTGATCCTTCCTTCTACTCTTCATCTCCAAAAGGGGGCTGGAAGGGGTTGGAGGCAGCCCGAGCTATGGCAATGATCTCTTATCGTAACCACAAAACTTTCAATAGCACACAACAAGATGCAGAAGGGCAACTGGATGATTTTAGTGCTGAAAGTTATCAGCGCTATCAGGGTGAAAAACTTGGAAGGCGCTTTGATGCTAGAACCTATTACACTTTGAACAAGACCATGGATACCCATGACGTTGGTCGTGGCAGAGGTGGTATTGAAAAAGCCCTGGCCAAGATCAAAGCCAATGTTCAGGTGATCGGGATAGAAGGCGACCTCTTATTCACAACGGAAGAGCAACATCAATTGGAACAGCTTATTCCAAATGCCAAGCTCGATTTTGTGCCTTCGAAATACGGTCATGATGGCTTCTTAGTAGAAGCCCCAAGCATCAGTAAACTACTTCAAGACTTTTTAAGCACGCTTTCATGA